The following proteins are co-located in the Streptomyces sp. NBC_01198 genome:
- a CDS encoding trypco2 family protein has product MIELSVLIGQLRAELTRAMVEGQGSELRFALGEVELELMLAVERDAGVNGRVRFWVAEGGGEAKVADSATQRIRLTLEPQLVADNAEGPPTRLVISGTEEDGER; this is encoded by the coding sequence GTGATCGAACTGTCTGTACTGATAGGCCAGTTGCGGGCAGAGCTGACTCGGGCGATGGTCGAAGGGCAGGGCAGTGAGCTGCGGTTCGCTCTGGGGGAAGTGGAGCTGGAGCTCATGCTGGCCGTCGAGCGTGACGCGGGAGTGAACGGCAGAGTGCGGTTCTGGGTGGCGGAGGGCGGAGGCGAGGCGAAGGTGGCAGACAGCGCCACGCAGCGGATCCGGCTCACGTTGGAGCCGCAACTGGTGGCGGACAACGCCGAGGGCCCGCCGACCCGCTTGGTGATCTCCGGTACCGAAGAGGACGGGGAGCGCTGA
- a CDS encoding LamG domain-containing protein: MKQRRGGRDSAWLTRLRPAVAGVAAAGLLAVLPVAGAHAAATDSAGKDAAGAAKSPQTASQQARTAGKRVEVTGARTEFDTVYANPDGVTYTQDISAVPVRVHTASGGWTAPDATLVRHADGTVGPKAAMVGLTFSGGGSAPMVRITGEGGSMALSWPGTLPAPQLDGDTAVYADVLPGVDLRMTASVEGYRELLVVKTPQAAADPALKSINYRISSDQLSVTPLGNGGISGVDADGKQVFTAPPAQMWDSRGTGPAAQAKAASRAGLGAAGTATAELTAPPATAEDGPAPGAGATTVPVTVAGGKLAVAPDATLLAQKDPAAYPLYIDPDVSLNNGLAERTLLRSDGFSDYAWDNTATDNTQRGKGDGKCGSWTSGGVIYPCGPGYVQKLYFEFSGANLKGKQVLSAVFRVTSPWAFQCSARTTDLVRTNNISSSTTWASRPKELDWMVDRSFSAGRGSTCDPNSPAAPIEFSDNSAEPDENLTPTVRDFAAGKFSRLTLELRAHDESDTSAWKRYKDDAVLSVNFVGLPAVPTSVGILQGSGATCQTNPADPAIVSDPTPQLYARPHVASGGAPAGEPASLRAKFTVQEESASGAWGTTTEPIRPSAPGFVGDNAAVSYPSPITLKEDTPYRMAAETWSYQDNGTTHINSHSNVTTTGWCYFTIDSTAPKMPKVAFGGPYTNCDTNACAAAGGPGVPGSFTFSPDPSDAGKISAFKYKLGSGSWSAEIPGSTVTRMITPSLSGTQQLQVRAKDNAGAGRWGAITVVAFKVDAGADAVGRWHFNDSAPGSGAVSAGDSGTAAGSRHTATLRNAGAGWSSLGRRGAGDNSLWLNDTTSSTQQTGYADTSGPVINTQDSFTVSAWVNLSDITDYHTVLSQTSSDKSSFTLRYSPALHRWVFLWTWPSGGAVTWLGANSTTDVVPGVWTHVAATYDKTAGTIALYVNGVPQGAPVALPAAAKAGASDGPLDIGRYNDPSKGAWTEYWKGRVDEVEAWQRALTPDEIAMDARLLDENGKPAVENIAYWAPDPAATGSAVLDDAGSGYSRPLTFSNGASVADGAIVLDGANDAGATPGPLVDETGSFTVTSSVQIDQAAMLAKPDGYTAQVAGQRTAGGSSWGLWYQLTGRTTAVDDDHNEITVPTSRWLFGRLNANGTFSGAASAVEIGSSNSGDTSNGEGSVRVTGVYDAQDGTGTATLYLGENGQETQPYTAQVGSDRFSIGDAYVNGAWSHYLPGRVEEVRVWTGAMSDSDQIGTVVGD, translated from the coding sequence GTGAAGCAACGCAGAGGGGGCCGGGACAGTGCCTGGCTCACCCGGCTCAGACCGGCCGTAGCCGGAGTCGCGGCGGCCGGTCTGCTGGCCGTGCTGCCGGTCGCGGGGGCGCATGCCGCAGCGACCGACTCGGCCGGGAAGGACGCGGCCGGAGCGGCCAAGAGCCCCCAGACGGCCTCGCAGCAGGCCAGGACGGCCGGCAAGAGGGTTGAGGTGACCGGGGCCAGGACCGAGTTCGACACCGTGTACGCCAACCCGGACGGGGTGACGTACACGCAGGACATCTCCGCTGTGCCGGTGCGCGTGCACACCGCCTCCGGCGGCTGGACCGCTCCGGACGCGACGCTGGTCAGGCACGCCGACGGTACGGTCGGCCCGAAGGCCGCGATGGTCGGCCTGACCTTCTCCGGCGGCGGTTCCGCGCCGATGGTGCGGATCACGGGCGAGGGCGGGTCGATGGCGCTCAGCTGGCCCGGCACGCTGCCCGCACCCCAGCTCGACGGCGACACCGCCGTCTACGCCGACGTCCTGCCCGGCGTCGACCTGCGGATGACCGCGTCGGTGGAGGGATACCGCGAGCTGCTGGTCGTCAAGACCCCGCAGGCCGCGGCCGACCCGGCGCTGAAGAGCATCAACTACCGCATCAGCAGCGACCAGCTGTCCGTCACCCCTCTGGGGAACGGCGGCATCAGTGGCGTGGACGCCGACGGCAAGCAGGTCTTCACCGCGCCGCCCGCGCAGATGTGGGACTCGCGCGGCACCGGCCCGGCCGCGCAGGCGAAGGCCGCCTCACGCGCCGGCCTGGGCGCGGCCGGCACCGCCACGGCCGAGCTGACCGCACCGCCCGCCACCGCCGAGGACGGCCCCGCACCCGGCGCCGGCGCCACGACCGTGCCGGTCACCGTCGCGGGCGGCAAGCTCGCGGTCGCCCCCGACGCGACGCTGCTCGCACAGAAGGACCCCGCCGCCTATCCCCTCTACATCGACCCCGACGTCTCGCTGAACAACGGCCTGGCCGAGCGCACCCTGCTGCGCAGCGACGGCTTCAGCGACTACGCGTGGGACAACACCGCCACCGACAACACCCAGCGCGGCAAGGGCGACGGCAAGTGCGGAAGCTGGACCTCCGGGGGCGTCATCTACCCCTGCGGACCTGGCTACGTGCAGAAGCTCTACTTCGAGTTCTCGGGCGCCAACCTCAAGGGCAAGCAGGTCCTTTCCGCGGTCTTCCGCGTGACGTCCCCGTGGGCCTTCCAGTGCTCGGCCCGGACCACGGACCTGGTGCGTACGAACAACATCTCGTCATCCACCACCTGGGCCTCCCGGCCCAAGGAGCTGGACTGGATGGTCGACCGGTCGTTCTCCGCGGGCCGCGGCTCCACCTGTGACCCCAACTCGCCCGCCGCGCCCATCGAGTTCTCCGACAACTCCGCGGAGCCGGACGAGAACCTGACCCCGACCGTGCGCGACTTCGCGGCCGGCAAGTTCTCCCGGCTCACGCTGGAGCTGCGGGCGCACGACGAGAGCGACACCTCTGCCTGGAAGCGGTACAAGGACGACGCGGTGCTGTCGGTGAACTTCGTCGGCCTGCCCGCCGTCCCCACCTCGGTCGGTATCCTGCAGGGCTCCGGCGCCACCTGCCAGACCAACCCCGCCGACCCGGCGATCGTCTCCGACCCGACGCCGCAGCTCTACGCCCGCCCGCACGTCGCCTCCGGCGGCGCGCCCGCGGGTGAACCGGCCAGCCTGCGCGCGAAGTTCACCGTGCAGGAAGAGAGCGCCTCCGGCGCCTGGGGGACGACCACCGAGCCGATCCGGCCGTCGGCGCCGGGATTCGTCGGTGACAACGCCGCCGTCTCCTATCCCTCGCCGATCACCCTCAAGGAGGACACGCCGTACCGGATGGCGGCCGAGACCTGGTCGTACCAGGACAACGGCACCACCCACATCAACTCGCACTCCAACGTGACCACCACCGGCTGGTGCTACTTCACGATCGACTCCACCGCCCCGAAGATGCCGAAGGTCGCCTTCGGCGGGCCGTACACCAACTGCGACACCAACGCCTGCGCGGCGGCGGGCGGTCCCGGCGTCCCGGGCTCCTTCACCTTCTCGCCCGACCCGTCCGACGCCGGCAAGATCAGCGCGTTCAAGTACAAGCTCGGCAGCGGCAGCTGGTCGGCGGAGATCCCCGGCAGCACGGTCACCCGGATGATCACCCCGTCGCTGTCCGGCACCCAGCAGCTCCAGGTGCGGGCCAAGGACAACGCAGGCGCCGGCCGCTGGGGCGCCATCACGGTCGTCGCCTTCAAGGTGGACGCAGGTGCGGACGCGGTCGGCCGCTGGCACTTCAACGACTCCGCTCCCGGCAGCGGCGCGGTGAGCGCCGGCGACTCCGGCACCGCAGCGGGCTCCCGGCACACCGCGACCCTGCGCAACGCCGGCGCCGGCTGGTCGAGCCTGGGCCGCCGTGGCGCGGGCGACAACTCGCTGTGGCTGAACGACACCACCAGCAGCACCCAGCAGACCGGTTACGCCGACACCTCGGGTCCGGTGATCAACACCCAGGACAGCTTCACCGTCTCCGCCTGGGTCAACCTCTCCGACATCACCGACTACCACACGGTCCTGTCGCAGACCAGCAGCGACAAGAGCAGCTTCACGCTGCGCTACTCCCCGGCCCTCCACCGCTGGGTGTTCCTGTGGACGTGGCCGTCCGGCGGCGCGGTGACCTGGCTCGGCGCCAACAGCACCACGGACGTGGTGCCCGGAGTGTGGACGCACGTCGCCGCCACGTACGACAAGACGGCCGGCACGATCGCGCTGTACGTCAACGGTGTGCCGCAGGGCGCGCCGGTGGCGCTGCCGGCCGCGGCGAAGGCGGGTGCCAGTGACGGCCCGCTCGACATCGGCCGCTACAACGACCCCAGCAAGGGCGCCTGGACAGAGTACTGGAAGGGCCGGGTCGACGAGGTCGAGGCGTGGCAGCGGGCGCTGACCCCGGACGAGATCGCGATGGACGCCCGGCTGCTGGACGAGAACGGCAAGCCGGCCGTGGAGAACATCGCCTACTGGGCGCCGGACCCCGCGGCCACCGGCAGCGCCGTGCTCGACGACGCGGGCAGCGGCTACTCCCGGCCGCTGACCTTCTCCAACGGCGCCTCGGTCGCGGACGGTGCGATCGTCCTGGACGGCGCCAACGACGCAGGTGCCACGCCCGGCCCGCTGGTCGACGAGACGGGTTCCTTCACCGTCACCAGCAGCGTGCAGATCGACCAGGCCGCGATGCTGGCCAAGCCGGACGGCTACACCGCCCAGGTCGCCGGGCAGCGCACGGCCGGCGGCTCGTCGTGGGGCCTGTGGTATCAGCTCACCGGCCGCACCACCGCGGTGGACGACGACCACAACGAGATCACCGTGCCCACCAGCCGCTGGCTGTTCGGCCGGCTCAACGCGAACGGCACCTTCTCCGGCGCCGCCTCCGCTGTCGAGATCGGTTCGAGCAACAGCGGTGACACCTCCAATGGTGAGGGCAGCGTCCGGGTGACCGGCGTCTACGACGCGCAGGACGGCACCGGCACCGCGACCCTCTACCTCGGGGAGAACGGCCAGGAGACCCAGCCGTACACCGCCCAGGTCGGCAGCGACCGGTTCTCCATCGGCGACGCGTACGTTAACGGCGCCTGGAGCCACTACCTGCCAGGACGTGTCGAGGAGGTCAGGGTCTGGACGGGCGCGATGTCCGACTCCGACCAGATCGGCACCGTCGTCGGCGACTGA
- a CDS encoding RHS repeat-associated core domain-containing protein has translation MRSSSKGVRVRIPRTRRGWEAGLVATATVALLVPLGLTPVAQAAGHGKPLGKTAVPAPHSTTTHTVGLGAKKQRDQVAAQRTANDAQAAAALSQQHASWPAGGSAAVPLGKRAVAGGLPVTLGAPAGTSASGAGTAKVTVADRAAAQAAGVSGVLFSVAPQGAGAPGKVAVDYSAFASGYGGDWSGRLRLVALPACALTTPQRAECRTQTPLVTSNDISAQTVSAALPAARTALSSSAQAPTVLALDAKSGESDKGTGNYSATQLSASATWTGGVSSGSFDWSYPMSVPPTAGGAVPSVDLQYDSGSIDGRTASTNNQGSQVGEGFALTSDSYVSRDYGSCDDDGHDEVYDLCWKYDNASLVLNGKSTELVKDDKTGTWRLANDDASTVTHSTGADNADQGDSTDGAGEYWTVTTGDGTKYVFGLNKLSGAGTQRTNSVWTVPVFGDDSGEPGFAKGTAFADRSYNQAWRWNLDYVVDTRGNAQSYWYTAETNSYKKNGATTADATYTRGGYLNKILYGQKSGTLFTATATQQIAFSYSERCTAADCTSLTDKTAPNWPDVPFDQICAAGASDDDCDAVSPAFFTRKRLNQVQTSVWSGTGTTYTPVDTWALTQKYLDPGDIGDSSDQSLVLDSVKHTGQAGGTLALDPVSFTYKMKPDRVDATDDILPLNRPRISTITSETGAITTVTFSPAECVRGSKMPAAEDNDALSCYPVYWHINGNTDASLDWFHKYRVVSVQEADPAGNNEPVVHSYSYADPAWHYDDSPLTPEDERTWSIWRGYRTVTEYTGGNTGNQEKTVTTFMQGMNGDKQKSGTARSVKVSGQTVPGLSIPQVTDSDQYQGYTREKVTYNGATPVSATVNDPWSAVTSTQHKSYADIEAYYVGDAKTYDYAYLNVSGKWRSTSVAKTFDSYGMVTSEDHAGDTAKSGDETCVRTWYARNDAVGINSLVSRTQTVGQPCSVGDASLSLPANSTTPGDVLSDTGTVYDNTSATTWTSSQTPTKGDANWTGRAASYPATADTGGQRKPNSWQATQISAYDSFGRIVSAKDANTKTTTTGYTMAANGVLSRIRVTDPLGHIVDTYVDVLRGLPLRSYDAAGKKTETTYDALGRLTGVWQPNRNKDGGESANTTYTYHLARGSAPYVATSVLGPNNSRVTSYQIYDALLRPIQQQTPSASGGRLLTDSRYDDRGLVYETYADTYDDSKAPTGTYDRGEYGGTPTQHEVTFDGAGRATADKLLIYGVPKYTITTSYTGDSIATSAATGGTASRAITDALGRATEIREYSGSSYNDTAFGGTSPAAAHDSTGYTYARDGKQLTVTGPDNAKWSYGYDLFGRQTSNTDPDMGTSTTTYTPTDLIATSVNANQRTLIYDYDDAGRKTGLWQTSKTDANKLAAWTYDTVEVGQAADSTRYDGGVAGLAYTQKVTKYDNLYNPVASEIDLSPKDPLVTSKVAQTSYAFTSQYNSDNTVQHVSAPAIAGLPNEDVSYTYTPTGQVDAVTGTSHYVLDTTYSSTGKPQQLTLGVSPSAQVKQAYLDNEWEEGTGRLLRSYVTDDTHDWMPQDLHYSYDDSGNVTKISDPATLGGTTTTDTQCFSYDGYRRMTSAWTPAAGDCTSGTATTATLGGPAAYSTSYTFNPAGLRLTQTQHTASGDATTLSCYTDTKRPHALSATTTGSSCSGVTPTYTYDNTGNTTARPVAGTAGQALTWSSEGDLATTAEGGDAASYIYDAEGNLLIKRATAGDGESIVYLGSTELHTKTSGGKTTTWAVRTYSEGADGQAVAERTTKPGVAQLSWLAGDVHGTASLALDGATQALTKRYSTPYGAPRGTAASAWPDDKGFLNKTLDPDTGLTHVGAREYDAATGHFLSVDPVLDTQDPQSLNGYAYADNSPVTKSDPSGQESCYPVYCSGDHGTYGNLPPIPPSGGGGGGGHGGGGGGGHGGGGGGGGHGGGGGGGGGGGSEGGGYDPAANHICDGCVPVGVALPVGVSVPDVPPDVDWYSTTQTGWGWLNDITIVADAQPANFDGQTMKFTYSVSSAKSATEQFANGWSWNTSVKVTGGVGIPLITEAKVEATVGFAGHYDWTHTDMTTKTETRTSESSFPVKKGDIVGLSPFGKLTSYRTAYHHKDGRMTYQNWTTFDVTSWAANKVSDTIDPTTVDIDASMCMGTKCS, from the coding sequence ATGAGATCGTCAAGCAAGGGCGTACGCGTACGCATACCGCGTACCCGAAGAGGGTGGGAGGCGGGGCTGGTCGCTACGGCGACGGTCGCGCTCCTGGTGCCGCTGGGCCTGACCCCGGTGGCACAGGCCGCGGGGCACGGCAAGCCGCTGGGGAAGACCGCGGTGCCCGCGCCGCACAGCACGACGACGCACACGGTCGGCCTCGGCGCGAAGAAGCAGCGCGACCAGGTCGCGGCCCAGCGCACCGCCAACGACGCGCAGGCCGCGGCCGCGCTGTCCCAGCAGCACGCCAGCTGGCCGGCGGGCGGCAGTGCCGCGGTCCCGCTCGGCAAGCGGGCGGTCGCCGGCGGGCTGCCGGTGACGCTCGGCGCGCCGGCCGGCACCTCGGCGTCGGGAGCCGGCACCGCGAAAGTGACCGTCGCCGACCGGGCGGCGGCGCAGGCGGCCGGCGTCAGCGGCGTGCTGTTCTCCGTCGCCCCGCAGGGCGCAGGCGCGCCGGGCAAGGTCGCCGTCGACTACTCCGCCTTCGCCTCCGGTTACGGCGGCGACTGGTCGGGCCGGCTGCGCCTTGTCGCCCTGCCGGCGTGCGCGCTGACCACGCCGCAGCGGGCGGAATGCCGCACGCAGACCCCGCTGGTGACGTCCAACGACATCTCCGCGCAGACGGTCTCCGCCGCGCTGCCCGCCGCGAGGACGGCGCTGTCGTCGTCCGCGCAGGCCCCGACCGTTCTCGCACTCGACGCCAAGAGCGGCGAGTCCGACAAGGGCACCGGCAACTACTCCGCCACCCAGCTGTCGGCCTCGGCGACCTGGACCGGCGGCGTGTCGTCCGGCTCCTTCGACTGGTCCTACCCGATGTCCGTGCCGCCCACCGCAGGCGGCGCGGTGCCCAGCGTCGATCTGCAGTACGACTCCGGCAGCATCGACGGCCGCACCGCCTCGACGAACAACCAGGGCTCGCAGGTCGGCGAGGGCTTCGCGCTGACCAGCGACTCCTACGTCAGCCGCGACTACGGCTCCTGCGACGACGACGGGCACGACGAGGTCTACGACCTGTGCTGGAAGTACGACAACGCCTCGCTGGTGCTCAACGGCAAGTCCACCGAGCTGGTCAAGGACGACAAGACCGGCACCTGGCGGCTCGCCAATGACGACGCCTCGACGGTGACGCACTCCACCGGCGCGGACAACGCCGACCAGGGCGACAGCACCGACGGCGCCGGCGAATACTGGACCGTGACCACCGGCGACGGCACCAAATACGTCTTCGGCCTGAACAAGCTCAGCGGCGCCGGCACCCAGCGCACCAACTCCGTCTGGACGGTGCCGGTCTTCGGCGACGACTCCGGCGAGCCCGGCTTCGCCAAGGGCACCGCCTTCGCCGACCGCTCCTACAACCAGGCCTGGCGCTGGAACCTCGACTACGTCGTGGACACCCGCGGCAACGCCCAGTCGTACTGGTACACCGCGGAGACCAACTCCTACAAGAAGAACGGGGCGACCACCGCCGACGCGACGTACACCCGCGGCGGTTACCTCAACAAGATCCTCTACGGCCAGAAGTCGGGCACCCTTTTCACCGCTACCGCCACGCAGCAGATCGCGTTCTCGTACTCCGAGCGCTGCACCGCCGCCGACTGCACGAGCCTGACCGACAAGACCGCGCCGAACTGGCCGGACGTGCCGTTCGACCAGATCTGCGCGGCCGGCGCCTCCGACGACGACTGCGACGCCGTCTCGCCGGCCTTCTTCACCCGCAAGCGGCTCAACCAGGTGCAGACCTCAGTGTGGTCGGGTACCGGCACCACCTACACGCCGGTCGACACCTGGGCGCTGACCCAGAAGTACCTCGACCCGGGCGACATCGGCGACAGCTCCGACCAGTCGCTGGTGCTGGACTCCGTCAAGCACACCGGCCAGGCCGGCGGCACGCTCGCCCTCGACCCGGTGTCGTTCACCTACAAGATGAAGCCGGACCGGGTCGACGCCACCGACGACATCCTGCCGCTGAACAGGCCGCGGATCTCCACCATCACCTCGGAGACCGGTGCGATCACGACCGTCACGTTCTCGCCCGCCGAGTGCGTACGCGGTTCGAAGATGCCGGCCGCCGAGGACAACGACGCCCTGTCGTGCTACCCGGTCTACTGGCACATCAACGGCAACACCGACGCGTCGCTCGACTGGTTCCACAAATACCGCGTGGTCAGCGTCCAGGAGGCCGACCCGGCCGGCAACAACGAGCCGGTCGTGCACAGTTACTCCTACGCCGACCCCGCCTGGCACTACGACGACAGCCCGCTGACCCCGGAGGACGAGCGCACCTGGTCGATCTGGCGCGGCTACCGCACCGTCACCGAGTACACCGGCGGCAACACGGGCAACCAGGAGAAGACCGTCACCACGTTCATGCAGGGCATGAACGGTGACAAGCAGAAGTCCGGCACCGCCCGCTCGGTGAAGGTCAGCGGCCAGACCGTGCCGGGGCTGAGCATCCCCCAGGTCACCGACTCCGACCAATACCAGGGCTACACCCGCGAGAAGGTCACCTACAACGGCGCCACCCCCGTGTCGGCGACGGTCAACGACCCCTGGTCGGCGGTGACGTCCACCCAGCACAAGTCCTACGCCGACATCGAGGCGTACTACGTGGGCGACGCCAAGACGTACGACTACGCATACCTGAACGTGTCGGGGAAGTGGCGGTCCACCTCGGTCGCCAAGACCTTCGACTCCTACGGCATGGTCACCAGCGAGGACCACGCGGGTGACACCGCGAAGTCCGGCGACGAGACGTGCGTGCGCACCTGGTACGCGCGCAATGACGCCGTCGGCATCAACTCGCTGGTCTCCCGCACCCAGACCGTCGGCCAGCCCTGCTCGGTCGGCGACGCCTCGCTGTCGCTGCCAGCCAACAGCACCACCCCCGGCGACGTCCTGTCCGACACCGGCACCGTCTACGACAACACCTCGGCGACGACATGGACGTCGAGCCAGACCCCGACCAAGGGCGACGCCAACTGGACGGGACGCGCGGCCTCCTACCCCGCGACCGCGGACACGGGCGGCCAGCGCAAGCCCAACAGCTGGCAGGCCACGCAGATCTCCGCCTACGACAGCTTCGGCCGGATCGTCAGCGCCAAGGACGCCAACACCAAGACGACGACCACCGGTTACACGATGGCGGCCAACGGGGTGCTCTCCCGTATCCGGGTCACCGACCCGCTCGGCCACATCGTCGACACCTACGTCGACGTCCTACGCGGCCTGCCGCTGCGCTCCTACGACGCGGCGGGGAAGAAGACCGAGACCACCTATGACGCGCTGGGCCGGCTGACGGGTGTCTGGCAGCCCAACCGCAACAAGGACGGCGGCGAAAGCGCCAACACCACCTACACCTACCACCTGGCGCGCGGCAGCGCCCCCTACGTGGCGACCTCCGTGCTCGGCCCCAACAACAGCCGCGTCACCAGCTACCAGATCTACGACGCGCTGCTGCGCCCGATCCAGCAGCAGACCCCGTCCGCCAGCGGTGGCCGGCTGCTGACCGACAGCCGATACGACGACCGCGGCCTGGTCTACGAGACCTACGCCGACACCTACGACGACTCCAAGGCACCGACCGGCACCTACGACCGCGGCGAATACGGCGGCACGCCCACCCAACACGAGGTCACCTTCGACGGCGCCGGCCGTGCCACGGCCGACAAGCTGCTGATCTACGGCGTGCCCAAGTACACCATCACCACCAGCTACACCGGTGACTCCATCGCGACCAGCGCCGCCACCGGCGGCACCGCGTCCCGAGCGATCACCGACGCGCTGGGCCGCGCCACAGAGATCCGCGAGTACTCGGGATCGTCCTACAACGACACGGCCTTCGGCGGCACTTCGCCGGCGGCCGCGCACGACAGCACCGGGTACACCTACGCCCGGGACGGCAAGCAGCTCACCGTCACCGGCCCGGACAACGCCAAGTGGTCCTACGGCTACGACCTGTTCGGCCGGCAGACCAGCAACACCGACCCGGACATGGGCACGAGCACCACCACGTACACCCCGACCGACCTCATCGCGACCAGCGTGAACGCCAACCAGCGCACACTGATCTACGACTACGACGACGCCGGGCGCAAGACCGGGCTGTGGCAGACCAGCAAGACCGACGCCAACAAGCTCGCCGCGTGGACGTACGACACGGTGGAGGTCGGTCAGGCGGCCGACTCCACCCGCTACGACGGCGGCGTCGCCGGCCTGGCCTACACCCAGAAGGTCACCAAGTACGACAACCTCTACAACCCGGTGGCCAGCGAGATCGACCTCTCGCCGAAGGACCCGCTGGTGACCTCCAAGGTCGCGCAGACCAGCTATGCCTTCACCTCGCAGTACAACAGCGACAACACCGTGCAGCACGTGAGCGCCCCCGCGATCGCCGGGCTGCCGAACGAGGACGTCAGCTACACGTACACCCCGACCGGCCAGGTCGACGCCGTCACCGGCACGTCCCACTACGTCCTGGACACCACCTACTCCTCGACCGGCAAGCCGCAACAGCTCACGCTGGGCGTCTCGCCGTCCGCCCAGGTCAAGCAGGCCTACCTGGACAACGAATGGGAGGAGGGCACCGGCAGGCTGCTGCGCAGCTACGTCACCGACGACACCCACGACTGGATGCCGCAGGACCTCCACTACTCCTACGACGACTCCGGCAACGTCACCAAGATCAGCGACCCGGCGACGCTCGGCGGCACCACCACGACCGACACCCAGTGCTTCTCCTACGACGGCTACCGCCGCATGACCAGCGCGTGGACCCCGGCCGCCGGTGACTGCACCTCGGGCACGGCGACCACCGCCACGCTCGGCGGCCCCGCGGCCTACAGCACCAGTTACACCTTCAACCCCGCCGGTCTGCGGCTCACCCAGACGCAGCACACGGCGAGCGGTGACGCCACCACGCTGTCGTGCTACACCGACACGAAGCGGCCGCACGCGCTCAGCGCCACCACCACCGGCTCGAGCTGCAGCGGAGTCACCCCGACCTACACCTACGACAACACGGGCAACACCACCGCCCGCCCGGTCGCGGGAACGGCCGGCCAGGCCCTCACCTGGAGCAGCGAGGGCGACCTCGCCACCACCGCGGAGGGCGGCGACGCGGCCTCGTACATCTACGACGCCGAGGGCAACCTGCTGATCAAGCGGGCCACCGCGGGTGACGGGGAGAGCATCGTCTACCTCGGCAGCACCGAACTGCACACCAAGACCTCGGGCGGCAAGACCACGACCTGGGCGGTGCGCACCTACTCCGAGGGCGCCGACGGACAGGCCGTGGCCGAGCGCACCACCAAGCCCGGCGTCGCGCAGCTCAGCTGGCTCGCCGGCGACGTCCACGGCACCGCGAGCCTCGCGCTCGACGGCGCCACCCAGGCCCTGACCAAGCGCTACTCCACCCCTTACGGCGCGCCGCGCGGCACCGCCGCGAGCGCCTGGCCCGACGACAAGGGATTCCTCAACAAGACCCTCGACCCCGACACCGGGCTGACCCATGTCGGGGCACGCGAATACGACGCGGCCACCGGCCACTTCCTCAGCGTCGACCCCGTCCTCGACACCCAAGACCCGCAATCCCTCAATGGCTATGCCTACGCCGACAACAGCCCCGTCACGAAGAGTGACCCCAGCGGTCAGGAGAGCTGCTACCCGGTGTATTGCAGCGGGGACCACGGCACCTACGGAAACCTGCCCCCCATCCCGCCGTCCGGCGGCGGCGGCGGCGGAGGTCACGGCGGCGGCGGCGGTGGCGGTCACGGTGGCGGCGGCGGCGGTGGCGGTCACGGCGGCGGTGGCGGTGGCGGTGGCGGCGGCGGTAGCGAAGGCGGCGGGTACGACCCCGCGGCCAACCACATCTGCGACGGCTGCGTCCCGGTGGGAGTCGCGCTACCGGTGGGTGTCAGCGTCCCCGACGTTCCCCCGGACGTGGACTGGTACTCCACGACGCAGACCGGATGGGGCTGGCTCAACGACATCACCATCGTCGCCGACGCCCAGCCGGCCAACTTCGACGGTCAGACGATGAAGTTCACGTACTCGGTGTCGTCGGCCAAATCGGCGACGGAGCAGTTCGCCAACGGCTGGAGCTGGAACACCTCGGTGAAGGTCACCGGTGGAGTGGGTATCCCCCTCATCACAGAAGCGAAGGTGGAGGCCACGGTGGGCTTCGCCGGCCACTACGACTGGACGCACACCGACATGACCACGAAGACCGAGACGAGGACCAGCGAGTCCAGCTTCCCGGTCAAGAAGGGAGACATCGTCGGACTGTCCCCGTTCGGGAAGCTCACCAGCTACCGGACTGCCTACCACCACAAGGACGGGCGGATGACCTACCAGAACTGGACGACGTTCGACGTGACGTCGTGGGCGGCGAACAAGGTGTCGGACACCATCGACCCGACCACGGTGGACATCGACGCCTCCATGTGCATGGGGACGAAGTGCAGTTGA